One genomic segment of Pandoraea sputorum includes these proteins:
- a CDS encoding PQQ-dependent sugar dehydrogenase, with protein sequence MRRFPDGYSFSFLLPWPTRIAARVVILIGAALTCAPQLATARDALPIERLSLPQGFYVEVLSDQVPGARGMALGPKGTLFVGSRAQGNVYAITLDPSRAYAAKVRTVASGLNMPVGVAMRNGALYISAVSRIVRLDDIENHLDNPGKPTVVYDKLPTESHHGWRYIAFGPDQRLYVGVGAPCNVCKRDENRYAMIGSIKPDGTDWRVVARGVRNTVGFDWQPGTKTLWFTDNGRDLLGDDVPDDELNRLTRMGEHFGFPYCHAGDVPDPDFGGEKACRNYSPPMAKLGAHVAALGMRFYTGKQFPDDYRGSIFIAEHGSWNRSSKVGYRVVRVVLDAKGNVSKQEVFAQGWLGDGDAVWGRPVDLLTLPDGSLLISDDHAGAIYRITYRKP encoded by the coding sequence ATGCGGCGATTTCCCGATGGATACTCATTCTCCTTCCTCCTGCCATGGCCCACGCGGATTGCCGCGCGGGTGGTCATCCTCATCGGCGCCGCGCTGACGTGCGCCCCGCAATTGGCGACGGCGCGTGACGCCCTTCCCATCGAGCGTCTCTCGTTACCTCAGGGCTTCTACGTCGAAGTCCTTTCCGATCAGGTCCCCGGGGCCCGAGGCATGGCATTAGGTCCGAAAGGCACGCTGTTTGTCGGCAGCCGGGCGCAAGGCAACGTCTACGCCATCACGCTCGATCCATCGCGCGCCTATGCCGCCAAGGTCCGCACGGTAGCGTCAGGCCTGAACATGCCCGTCGGAGTCGCGATGCGCAATGGCGCTTTGTATATCTCGGCCGTGTCGCGCATCGTCAGACTCGACGACATCGAAAACCATCTCGACAACCCAGGCAAGCCCACCGTCGTCTACGACAAACTTCCCACCGAAAGCCACCACGGCTGGCGATATATCGCCTTTGGCCCGGACCAGCGTTTGTATGTGGGTGTCGGCGCCCCCTGCAATGTTTGCAAGCGCGACGAAAATCGGTACGCGATGATTGGCAGCATTAAACCCGACGGTACGGACTGGCGAGTCGTTGCCCGAGGCGTACGCAACACCGTGGGATTCGACTGGCAACCCGGCACCAAAACGCTATGGTTCACCGATAACGGGCGCGATCTGCTCGGCGACGATGTTCCCGACGACGAGCTCAACCGTCTGACGCGGATGGGGGAGCATTTTGGGTTCCCGTACTGTCACGCCGGCGATGTCCCCGACCCCGACTTCGGCGGCGAAAAGGCGTGCCGCAATTATTCGCCGCCTATGGCCAAACTGGGTGCCCACGTGGCCGCCCTTGGCATGCGCTTCTATACAGGCAAGCAATTCCCGGACGATTATCGCGGCAGTATCTTTATTGCTGAGCACGGTTCGTGGAACCGCAGCAGCAAAGTGGGATACCGGGTCGTTCGTGTGGTTCTGGATGCGAAAGGCAATGTCAGCAAGCAGGAAGTTTTTGCACAGGGGTGGTTAGGTGACGGCGACGCCGTGTGGGGTCGCCCCGTCGACCTGCTGACCCTGCCGGACGGATCACTCCTGATCAGCGACGACCACGCCGGAGCAATATATCGAATCACGTACCGAAAGCCATGA
- the rpsP gene encoding 30S ribosomal protein S16, which produces MVVIRLARGGAKKRPFYNIVATDSRNRRDGRFIERIGFYNPVAAEGTEGLRIAQDRLTYWQGVGAQLSPTVARLIKQGAKAAA; this is translated from the coding sequence ATGGTCGTTATCCGCCTGGCTCGCGGCGGCGCGAAGAAGCGCCCGTTCTACAACATCGTTGCAACCGACTCGCGTAACCGTCGCGATGGCCGCTTCATCGAGCGTATTGGCTTCTACAACCCGGTCGCTGCCGAAGGCACGGAAGGTCTGCGCATTGCTCAAGACCGTCTGACGTACTGGCAAGGCGTTGGCGCACAACTGTCGCCGACCGTGGCTCGTCTGATCAAGCAAGGCGCCAAGGCTGCTGCCTAA
- a CDS encoding META and DUF4377 domain-containing protein, whose protein sequence is MTQRLLSFLPSSLTSYLVTLLVPAAMLAGCAAPSGGGANPASGTSDNTAAATAPADILGTWQLMKWEGTSDAPNLPEGRAINLTFNDKGAYSGTGGCNRIFGQYTIGPGKGQLSIQPPAATRMACPDSMAFEDRYLKTLASMTRFERRDTQLILSAPNGPTLTYASQTLLNRTVAGASGAATTEDRILDVDSQMADCVGVAPRKCLRVRAADDSGKSQWELWYAHIDGFEWKPGVEYRVKIHGEPVANPPADASSMRWTLVEVIRETPAR, encoded by the coding sequence ATGACTCAACGCCTACTCTCGTTCCTGCCCTCCTCGTTGACTTCGTATCTGGTGACGCTCCTCGTGCCTGCCGCCATGCTGGCCGGTTGTGCAGCGCCGTCTGGCGGAGGTGCCAATCCCGCATCGGGCACGTCGGATAACACCGCAGCTGCGACCGCCCCTGCCGACATTCTCGGCACCTGGCAGTTGATGAAATGGGAAGGCACGAGCGACGCGCCAAACCTGCCGGAAGGCCGCGCCATCAATCTGACGTTCAATGACAAGGGGGCTTACTCGGGCACTGGTGGCTGCAATCGCATCTTTGGGCAATACACGATCGGCCCCGGCAAAGGACAACTCAGCATCCAACCCCCTGCCGCCACACGCATGGCCTGCCCGGATTCGATGGCTTTCGAAGATCGCTACCTCAAGACGCTCGCCAGCATGACCCGCTTCGAACGCCGTGACACGCAATTGATTCTGAGCGCACCGAACGGCCCGACACTCACCTATGCGTCCCAAACGTTGCTTAACCGCACGGTGGCAGGCGCGAGCGGGGCAGCGACGACGGAAGATCGAATTCTCGACGTCGATTCCCAGATGGCGGACTGTGTAGGCGTGGCACCGCGCAAGTGCTTGCGTGTGCGCGCCGCCGACGACTCCGGAAAATCGCAATGGGAACTCTGGTATGCCCACATCGATGGCTTCGAGTGGAAGCCCGGCGTAGAATACCGCGTGAAAATTCACGGCGAACCTGTCGCCAATCCGCCCGCTGACGCGTCGAGCATGCGCTGGACGCTCGTCGAAGTCATTCGGGAAACGCCTGCTCGATAA
- a CDS encoding Rossmann-like and DUF2520 domain-containing protein yields the protein MTPTPTAPSHRPTLGFIGAGRVARALAQAATRAGYEVTIVASRSVESSRRIATALPNCEAIAIERSEDMSDVFSRADLVFLTVPDDAIATCATYLTPRTGQALVHCSGASEVGLLTPATRHGGQIGGFHPLFLFAGLDDDATRMQGCAITIEAEAPLNDILQRLTSDIGCHPLSIPAGERMRYHAGANYAASFLLCLLDEATHLWKSIGMPEGAAQDAMWPLVMGTLNAARERGLPGALAGPVSRGDANIVARHVEALAAMGGNHATLYSLLTLRAIHLARQRSNPDNASLDDIARAIAPFIPPVTPGSHG from the coding sequence GTGACGCCCACTCCCACCGCCCCTTCCCATCGTCCGACGCTGGGCTTCATCGGCGCCGGGCGTGTGGCTCGTGCGCTCGCGCAGGCCGCGACCCGCGCCGGATACGAAGTGACGATCGTTGCTAGCCGGAGTGTCGAAAGTTCGAGGCGCATTGCGACGGCCTTGCCCAATTGCGAGGCCATCGCCATTGAACGTTCGGAGGACATGAGCGACGTCTTTTCGCGAGCCGATCTGGTCTTCCTGACGGTGCCTGACGACGCAATAGCGACTTGTGCTACGTACCTCACGCCGCGAACAGGCCAGGCGCTGGTCCATTGCAGCGGCGCATCCGAGGTTGGGTTGCTCACGCCCGCGACACGTCACGGCGGGCAAATTGGCGGCTTCCATCCACTTTTTCTTTTCGCAGGACTCGACGACGACGCGACCCGCATGCAAGGGTGCGCCATCACCATCGAGGCAGAAGCGCCGCTGAACGACATCCTTCAGCGTCTCACGAGCGATATTGGCTGCCACCCCTTGTCGATTCCGGCGGGCGAACGCATGCGATACCACGCGGGGGCCAACTACGCAGCCAGCTTTCTGCTCTGCCTGCTCGACGAGGCGACTCACCTCTGGAAGTCCATCGGCATGCCCGAGGGCGCTGCGCAAGATGCAATGTGGCCGCTGGTCATGGGCACGCTCAACGCAGCGCGCGAACGCGGGCTCCCCGGTGCGCTTGCCGGACCGGTGTCGCGCGGCGACGCCAATATCGTTGCCCGCCACGTCGAAGCGCTCGCAGCCATGGGGGGCAATCACGCGACGCTTTACTCGCTGCTGACCCTGCGCGCCATTCATCTGGCCCGTCAGCGTTCGAACCCGGACAATGCCTCCCTCGACGACATTGCGCGAGCG